A region of the Thamnophis elegans isolate rThaEle1 chromosome 1, rThaEle1.pri, whole genome shotgun sequence genome:
caaccccctgcctaggcaggaaaccctataccatttcagacaaatggttatctgttgtggcccagcaggagccgttggagctgccaccagactccgacagtgaggggccctatgagtcagctctggcggatgtggaagaccctggacagggttctgactccgagcagggcgcagagaggctggttggccaccaggaggcgcctgaccccttggaccagtggggaggagacaagggagagtgagcctgagtccagcagtgagttgttcctggatgcccggcatcaaagagctaataggagtcaggaacagttgtgcagttacaggaggtaattgcactcaactggtggtcattaggctcccctccagactataaaaagactacttgtgcacatgcccctctttgcagaagtcaacacattgactaaaagttggagaacttttgtaactaccttggcaggctggattgctgccaaggtttgtctgagttgctgccaaggtccttatctgtttgttatgcttggctttcagccaccgaggatttggtttcttgctattaaagtacattccagttaagcttgtctcggcattcgttactggacggaggagggggtcagaacagttatccagcatcttcttaaagacttccagtgttggggcattcacaacttcgggaggaaagctgttccactgattaattgttctcactgtcaggaaatttctcctcagttctaagttgcttctctccttgattagtttccacccattgcttcttgttctaccctcaggtgctttggagaatagtttgactccctcttctttgtggcagcccctgagatattggaagattgctataatgtctcccctagtccttcttttcattaaactagacatacccagttcccaagTCTTAGAAGTAACATCCAACTTTTGCCTGGAGCATTCACAAACACTTCTATTAAACCTTACAACCCACTTGTGGGCTAGGCCAACGCTTGCTTGTTTATTAGATATTTTtgatcccacctttattatttcgtataagtaactcaaggcggtgaacatacCTCATATTCCTCTTGCCTCCTATTTGCCCCACAACTACAACCACTCTGTCAGATGGGCTGGTGTGTGTGAGGGAACGGCTGGCCCAAATTGTAGaatcggggtggggtggggagctggggaattctggggttgGAGCAGGGGTGCAATTGAGccggttctatctggttcgggtgaaccggtagcagtgacggcgggaggctctgcccacccacccagacatcatcaattGTCCCATTTTTTTGACACACTCCGCGTGcctggaaggtcctgtgcatgcatggaggtggcacatgcgctcacatttgcaaaccggtagcgaagataAGTTTATTTCACCCCTAGATTGGACacaccttaaaagttgccaacgCTGAAAAAAACTGCATTAGGCTTTTGCAGCtgccggtgtgtgtgtgtttatgtgtgtgtgtgtgagagagagagagaggagagagagagaggagagagggggggagagagggagagatagagaggagagagagagagaagagagggaggggagagagagggggggagagagggagagatagagaggagagaggagagaagagagaggagagagagggagaaatagagaggagagagagagggagagagagaagagagggagagaggggggagggagagagaggagagaagagaggagagagagagaggagagagagagaagagagagggagagatagagaggagagaagagagagagggagagatagagaggagagatagaggagagagaagagagagagggagagagaagagagagagaaacttggacagaaagcttttctttttatatctgccttcctgtattttttaatttgtttggaTTTCTCTTAAACTGGGGATGTCCTGTTTTTTGCTGTATTAGGGTGCCATCCAGTGGCTGACAATGGAATTTCCTCAGACCGTCCAGGCgtctcaaattcaaattcaattccagGGGGGATTTGCAAGCCGAAAATGCATCCTccaaggtaaaaaaaaacctcacccacAGTTAAAAATGCATGTCCTTGCTCTGTCTTTTTCCATCTGAGagacaagtgtgtgtgtgtgtgttttacatatttaaatgcatttaatGCGCTGGTGTTAAGTATAAGCATAATCTTTATTGTCGTACTTAAATACAACCAAATTGGTTAAACTGCAAAAGGCTGTAAATGCTGACCAGTTGTCAGCACCAACATCTGGTCACATTATGAAGATTCAGCCATTGGAACTTCTGAAGTATGTTGTAAGTAACCTCAGGGagatctgtcataactttgaacggtcactaaacaaccagttgtaagttgaggaccacccgtACTGTCTCTTCCTCAGTACTTTTCCTTTCCAAATTCTTTTCTTTGTGAAATGTGCCTGATAATACTATTGAAAAACACTTCCCAAACATTTTCACAACTGTGCATCTTATTTTTCTGCCTTCAAACTTCCAAAGGAGGACGGAAAGGAGAAGACCTCtccactgttgctgaagtctaCCCTGAAGATAACAATTCTCTCCAAATATCCTTTACCAACTAATTCAGAATACCAAGAaccgaaattaaaaaaaaaatgtgtggatCTGTGGCTCACATACACCCCTGCAGGGTTTTCTGGTGTGATTGCCGCTTTGTTTCCTATTTTGTTCTTCTGGCATCTCTCCCTGCGTTCTCACAATCTTTTCTATCCACATGCTAGTTGTGGATATTCCACCCTGCCCTATGGATGAGTTCTTCAGTAAATTAAGCCTTAGCCACCCTgtgggtagaatgcagtattgcaggctgactctgctcaatgccagcagttcaatcctccgtggcatgacaaaaccgcgctcgactaaagcgcgctcgacgaaaccgcatcgctgacgtcatcaacagggcgacaacagcgagcgcggagaaagaagggcgctttaaatagcgctttgaaagcaagccgattcaagttaaggtaagggttaggtttaggttaagggttagggttagggttaggtttagggttaggttaagggttaggattaggtttagcgttaggttaagggttaggtttagggttaggttaagggttaggtttaggattaggtttaggattaggtttaggggggttaggtttaggtttaggggttaattttaggtttagcgtttacagcgtgcttttttctccgcgctgttgtcgcgctgtgatgacgtcagctacgcggtttcgtcgagcgccctttagtcgaacgcggttttgtggtggaacccaatcctcaccaggctcaaggttgactcagccttccatccttccgaggtgggtgaaatgaggacccagattgttaggggcaagaggctgactctgtaaaccgcttagagagggctgtaaagcactgtgaagcggtatataagtcttaagtgctatcgCTGTGCACATTATAGATGCATTGCTGTAATAAGAAATGATTTTAGGTGCATCATGTAACACCTCCATAAAGGATCTCCATCCCCAGTTGTTTTTATTTGGGGGATTGTATTTCTATACTATTTCTATTCACATCGTCTGTTCCTTAACTCCCGCTTCCTCTACAGCTTCCCATTCAAAGCAGAACCACTGGATCAACTGAAAATCACTTTTCAAAACAGCTCAGATTTCTTTGGGCGAATTATCATTTACCATCTCGACATCCTCGGGCAGAAACTTTGATTAGAGAAGGAAGCGAAAGCTGAAGGATTTGTGAAGCTGGCAGACTGGACTGGACgttccctctgtcagaaatggtgtagggtcttctgcttggacgGAAGgtcggactagatgacttacaaggtcccttccaactcttgttaatctgttaaaataccAGTCTGGGACTTCTAAGATGGTGTGAGCTAGATTTGACTGATTTAAGTTTGGTGCTTTGAGAGCAAatgaacttccttccttcctgtttttctcCTATGTCAGGAGGACTTTGAacggctggggggaaaaaacagtttcACTCTTGAGTGTGGCAACTagaggttttcttttttaaaaaaaaccctacattttCCGTGCTGAAAGGGCCTCTGGTTCTAACTTGAAATCTGGGCTACTACAGGTGACGTACAATTGACGTACAACAATTTACTCAGTTATGACATCCCTACAATCACAGGATCagaattcaggtgtttggcaaaccacatgtcccaatggtgctttttttttcaagagggaaaTGGACTTTCAGATTCGCTCCACAAGCAGGTAACAAATTTATCAACGTGAtaaaagattcacttaacaatggtggcaagaaaggtggtgaaATGGGGTAAAGCTCACCAGCAAATGTCTTGggtaacaacataaattttgggttccattgtggtcgtaagtcgaggattacctgtaatgcatccagttttggtcaccatgttataaaaaagatgtggagactctcaaaagagtgcagagaagagcaacaaagatgattaggggactggaggctaaaacatatgaagaacggttgctggaattgggtatgtctataaTCTAgtgaaagggacacagtggctcggtggctaagacgctgagctggtcgatcagaaaggtcggcagtttggcggttcgaatccctagtgtaatggagtgagctcccgttacttgtcacagcttctgccaacctagcagttcgaaagcatgtaaaaatgcaagtagaaaaataggaaccccctttggtgggaaggtaacagcgttccgtgcgcctttagcatttagtcatgccggctagaatgtctttggacagcgctggctcttcgactttgaaacggagataagcaccgccccctagagtagggaacgactagcatttATGTGTGACAggaactttacctttatctttaatctAGTCAAAAGGActagggcagcgatggcgaaccttttttcgcTTGCGTGCCataggggggggggcagtgggggtcgtgtgtgggcatgccgcacccataatgcaatgcgtgacaccccccccccccaaatgcgcATGCACGTATGACAGGCgctccccattttttgcatgcttttttttgccctccccagcctccagaggcgttataggagcctggggagggcgaaaacagcctctccccccgGAGACCTGcagaggcttcagaagcttccctgaaggctccggaagacTAAAAACAGTCCTAGGAGCAAACTGGAACTCCGTTtgcgaacttctggtttgcccatagggccgggtttttggcgctctggaggcttcagggaagctcctgaagcctctggagggcctccaggggggggagcctgaggagggtgaaaaatggtttttaaaaaggcttaactcagctggccagtgcgcacgtgccctgagaaatggctctgcgtgccgcAGGTTCACCGTCCTGGGACTAGGGGGgtgacatgttagcagtgttccagaggtgggttcctaccagttcgcacctattcggtagaaccggtttgtcaaatctaccgaaccggttagaagaggttccaccagtggacccggaaagcaggccacacctacagaagagcttccaaaaaattttgaaacccaccactggaatggatcttgtaacttgacagctttaagacttgcgtgcttcaatgccagagtttctgaatagctacttggaccgacctaagtactaattcataatttcatatccggtcacatgggcggcaagccactcccacaaaggaggccacacccacagagtaggtttccaacaatttttgaaacccaccactgcagcgttccaatatctgaggggctgccacaaagaagaggtgggtcaacctattctccaaatcaccagaaggcaaaaaagaagcaatggatagaaactaaccacGCAGGgaagcaacctacaactaaggagaaattacctgacaaatgagaacaatcaacccatggaacggaagttgccttcagaagttgtgggagcttcagcaGTGGAGATTCTTTAagaggagaacaattaaccagggctTATCAACTGAAAGACTGGTCCCAATTGTCGCAATTTGAGGACTCCCTATACATGCAAGCCTAAATCAGATGCATTCATGGGAATGAGGAAGTCCAGGAGTAAAATGTAAAAACTAGAACCCAGTCGATTTGAAATGAAAATCACTCAGTAAGCCTgttacatgtatatatatatttatgtatatataaatatttatttctgttaAACAAAAATAGTCTCTTCAAATCTTGTGAATGTTTTTCGGTCAGCTTCTTCTGACCCAACCCTGATTCACCCCCAGCAACTGAGGAAAcggcatttcccccccctctcttctgcATACATGTAGAGCCAAAGATGATTTTTGTACAGTTTaaaagcaacttttaagacttgtggatttcaattcccagaattcctagcttgACCCGCCggctgaggagttctgggagttgaagtccacaactcttaaaagttgctaaatttggagcagtggtgggttccggatcatgTTGCAACCaatacggtgcaacagggcccggcgtcccccacatgcacacacgcacgcatGCATCCTCCATGATACcttgcaacgctccagctgctcagcggagtgtggcgcaggcaccgtatgctccgtgcacagaagcaccaaagagctcaaatacaggtaaggagctcgggcgggcagttgggccctccggagcaccatactggaatggtagccggtgctcctggcaggcaccggtatgcccataccagggcgtacaacctgcaacccaccaccggTTTGGAGGCTCCTGACGTAACGGAAGCTTCTGCTCAATAcagtttcctccccaccccatcccacccccaaaTTATGGTTTGGCGTTCAGGAGAAATTTCCATAAATCTGCAGGAGAGGTAAATTAGCAATTCCTTGAGAAGAAAGTCGACTTGATATTGGGATCCTGTAACCTCACTGTTCAAGAAAGCGGAATTTCTTTTGGAAAACATCAGGTGCTTCTTTCTGTACCCTGTTGTCTGAAAATGCCCGGTTCGGTGCCATCTCTGCAGGCTGGCATGGAAGATGCCCGTCTCAAAGACACACACCCCTTCCACCCATTTCTTTGATTCCAGAGGAGAAAACAGAGATATTCATCACTCAGACGCTTCTCTTTTGTCATCTCTTCCCTTGTTCCGCAATAACTTGAGAATGTGTTTTTCAATCACTTGCTGGACTGGAAAGGCAAAGAAGAATTTTTTACTGTTAGGAAAAGTATATTAATCATTTTGacaaactaaattgaaacaaacTTGGAGAACAAACCACTACCAAAATCTAAAAACCGAGGTACAAATATTTTCTACTAGCCGATAATCTGGtattgcctggatatttattcatagaggggaaatgtctggaccaaatgtaatttctaatgttggatttcccttcttaccagagggagcccccttgtggagtactgtgaagcccttaccatggcaactccactgcactgtacagtagaagccatttaaaggcacaacaggctgcatcttaacagaatacacaccctgaggggtgctaggggtgtcttactcccacagtatttttctcctgagagtaagtcatctgtgtaccaagtgggtatgtctagtttaatgaaaagaaggagtaggggagacatgatagcagtgatccaatatctcgggttgccacaaagaagagggagtcaaactattctccaaggcacctgagggtagaacaagaagcaatgggtggaaactaatcaaggagagaagcaactgagaactgaggagaaatttcctgatagttagaacaattaatcagtggaacagcttgcctccagaagttgtgaaagccccaacactggaagtatttaagaagatgttggatagccatttgtctgaaacggtatagggtttcctgcctaggcagggggttggactagaagacctccaaggtcccttccaactctgctattgtattattaaagtATGTTTATTCTGCTGCACAGGAAGGATAGGTAAaggcagtccttgactcacaGCAGCTCATTTAGTGAAGATTTGAAGCTGCAAGACCACcaaaaaaaagtgacctatgaaaGTTTTTCACCCGACCAttgcatggtcatgtgatcaaaatccagatgtttgggaactggttcgtatttatgacagttgtagtctCCCAGGATCATCTGATCCCCTTtggctaccttctgacaagcaaagtcactgtgAAGATTCCAAAGGAtggcctaattaatttacaattaATTTACGAGAGAAAGTTCaagagaaatccattcatttattaggatcaacattttggcatgttcttctgtggagccgaaactgatttccgcttaattgcatttgaactttacccctgtatcccctcccttctgtctgtgtcataaatcacattcaccaacaagatgCTACAGCAGGCTATGAACATGCACATTTCACACGCCAGCTATAGGAATATGAGACCTAACTGTAATGGACACTTTGCTGATTTCCCGGCTGTgacaaacaaagcaaaaaaaaaagttatctagACATAGCATTTATCATATTTTAGAGTTTTacgttttatattttgtattttttatcatTTGTGTTTTTATCGGAATGTGATGTGAGTGCGCCGTACGATAATAAATCTGCTGAGAAGCATTCTGGTTTGCTTTGCCTGTCTGGGAAGGTGGGGCTGCTAtgaaagaatccccccccccaaacttacCATTTTTGTGACCCAAAGCCACCGCGAGGTCCATTGGAGTATAGCCAGAATCAGCTTCAGTGGTAAGGTCTGCGCCACGGGCTTAAAACACAGAGCAAAAAAAATGGATAGGTTATGAATCCTCATGTCATCGTAACAAGCTAAAATTCACAAATACTGcagtttttggagtataagacgcaccaagactttgaagaggaaaatttttaaaaagtttttgcactctgcagacctcccaaaaacgggcccgttttttgtccaaaaaaaggggcatgcatagcctttaggaggcttatagagtgctcctaggggctgggggggcaaaaatgagcaaaaaatgccttgtttttcactcatttctgccctccccagctcccaagagcactctggaagcctcctaaaggctatgcacggccattttggtgaaggaggtggggtttcaggaggccaaaaatgctgtattcggtgtataagatgcacccagattttcaccctttttttagggaaaaaggtgcatcttatattctgaaaaatatggtaattacaaTGAATGACCACATCCTAGATTGTGAACTTCATTGCAGCCGAATTGGGAATCATTTTGGGGCAACCTAAAAGACTAGGAAAAACATTGCAGCTGAGGCTTAAATAGGCTGAAATCTGCTTCCCTGAACACAGGGAAGGGTAACTTGCAGGGTAACCaaatccaggtagtcctcgacttaacgaccacaactgggctcaaaatttctgttgctaagcaagacgtgtgttaagtgacttttgtcccattttaccacttttcttgccacagttattaagtgaatctggcttccccattgactttgcttgtcagaaggttaccagtggtgatcacgtgacccgggacatggcaactgtcataaaagtCAGTCACcaaatgtttgaattttgatcacatgaccacg
Encoded here:
- the NR2C2AP gene encoding nuclear receptor 2C2-associated protein; the encoded protein is MAVSSLICSETISRVSSVLNREVKQFGKKYMFDGNEETSWSSDQGAIQWLTMEFPQTVQASQIQIQFQGGFASRKCILQGGRKGEDLSTVAEVYPEDNNSLQSFPFKAEPLDQLKITFQNSSDFFGRIIIYHLDILGQKL